The genomic interval gtgtgtgtagcctGGTCGTGTGTATTTATGTAGCTTGGTCGTGTATGTATGTACGTAGCTGGGATGTATGTAGCTTAGGTGTGTATGTAGCTTGGTCGTGTATGTATGTACGTAGCCGGGATGTATGTAGCTTAGGTGTGTGTGTAGCCTGgtcgtgtgtatgtatgtgtagccTCAGTATCTGGTTCTTCACTTTGGTTTGTTCTGTATCTATTACAGGAGAAAGCTGCTTACGAGAAGGCTCTGGACGAGCTGAACCGCTACAACCCGCGCTACATGGAGGACATGGAACAGCAGTTTGAGAGTTGTCAGGAGGCGGAGCAGAAGCGTCTGCGCTTCTTTAAAGAAATGTTGCTGGATTATCATAAGCACCTTGAGCTTTCCAGCAAGGACAGGTATCCTCAGACTGTGCGCCCTAGAACTGTGCCTGCCAGTGTGGTAGATCTGACACGCTGTGGCGTGTGCGGGGCGGGGCCCGGCTGTGGCGTGTGCGGGGCGGGGCCCGGCTGTGGCGTGGGCGGGGCCCGGCTGTGGCGTGGGCGGGGCCCGGCTGTGTGGTGTATACGGGGCCCGGCTGTGGTGTGCACGGGCTTGGACTTTCTATGCTAACAATTAGAGACTTCCATTTTTGGGCTATTTCTGCCTGCAGATCCCGAGGCCGGCCTGTGAGGGCCATGTTAGACTTAGAGGGGTTGTGCAGAATAAGACTCCTCTCCTTACCTGGAGTATTATCGTAATAACAGCTTGgatccattgaagtaaatggggctgagctgcaattccaggcacaacctgtagataggagtggcactgtttgCCAATgatagcagccatgtttttctagtccTGCTCTCTAGTGGGTTACACTTATGTCCTCTGTCCCCTCTTTCAGCTTCCAGGCTTTGTACAGAGACCTGTATCAGGGTATCCAGGCAGCCGACGATCAGCAAGACCTGAAGTGGTGGAGAAATACCCATGGGCCCGGCATGGCCATGAACTGGCCCCAGTTTGAGGTAACACTTCAGACGTGTCTTAGACTGCTGTGCTTTAGGCTCCCGTAGTTTTAGGTTTCACATGTTTGGGGTTCCAGgtccccaatgatcagctgtttgaagacgcCTCCACATTGCTTGCCAAacacagcactgctgcatcaaaCAACTGGTCCGCAGGGGTCCCAGCATGGCTGGTCAGGTGAGGAGCCTGGCAAATCCCTGTAGTGATAGGTCAGGCGGACAGTTCACGGCCAGGTCGGCGCTGTACAGCGTCTCCTTCCTGCAGTCCGTCTAGGATAAACTTCCTCCATTTCCTCCCGTCTTGGAGGGAAGTCGTTTGTCTGCTCAGAAGTGTTGGGAAGACGAAGCCGTTTCCTGTGGGATGAAGACAATCACATAAGGAATTACTGAAGTATACAAAAGTACGGAAATCTATTAGTAGGGGCCGTGGTGTAGGGCGGAGATGTCGCTAATACATCTACCCATGTGACAATGATATAGGATGTGCAGATACTgcaccaagatggcggcagcgGCAACAACCCCCTGACATGTTCTGCAGATACTTACCGGCTCTCCCTTGTCCCTAAATCCAGGAATGGTCTCCAGAGACGCAGAGGCCTATCAGCAAGAAGGAACGCAGCAGTAAGAATGTGGAGGAGGTGACCCTGACTGGTATCGTGCCAGCCAAGGACGGGGTCTCCGCAGGGACCCCCACCCAGCAGCTGAACCGAGGGTGAGTCTGGACCTTCCTTATGACAACCTTCAGCCTGTTCAGGAGGATAAGGGGTTAAGTGTCTGATTTGTAGGAGCCCCACCATCGATGAGAACAGGGGTCCTGCGTACCCCCATGTGAATAGAGCAGCCATCTTACATGTATACTGCCAGGGCTGTACTTGGCTTCTCTTTATCAGTCCCACAGAGAGGACCCccaaatggtgtgtgtgtgtgtgtgtgtgtgtgtgtgtgtgtcttagtCGTCAGGCCAGTGTATACGTCTCTTTCTGGGGTTACAGCGGAGTGAGTAGACAAATAACACTGCACGTTTGGAGGCTCCAGCATGGGCTGCCGTACGTTCCCAGATTACAAACTACAAGTCCTATGGTGGCGGTCGGGtcctgctgggatttgtagttttccAAGGGCTGGAGAGGCAGAAGAGGGGCCACCCAATAATCTGCTGGAGCTGCTGGGCTTAGTGTCCGTTCACATTCTTTGACGTCCTCCTCCCAGGTTTTCCTACGCAGACGAAGACCAGGATTTCTATGCCACGCTAACGGATCTGCCACGTTCAGAGTCAGTACAGGCCACGTGCCGCTCCTCTGTGGTGACGGGACCCTCGCCTGTCCTCTCTGCTCTCCCCTCTGTCCTGTGGGTGTTAGATGGCGGTTATACATTCACTGGGTGCTCGGCTGTATTCTCTCTCTGTGATCTGTACTAATCGCTGACACGCGGAGGCGTCTGCTCCATCTTGTATATTTTGGTAACcctttattttaaccctttagtatTTGATGGTTTTTCACCTGTTGTGGTTCTTGCAGCACTGTGAAGGATGACGGCTCGGAGTGGTCAGAAGACGAAAGCCCTAAAAAGTCACTGGACAGTAATGGTCGTGAGGTGTCACAGGTAGAGGGCGTGCGTGTGCGAGCGCTTTATGATTACTCTGGACAGGAGTCTGACGAGCTGAGCTTTTCGGCAGGTATACACCACTAACCTTCCCTTAACACCCCTTCCTGTTCCCCATCCACAGGCACGTCCCCACCCCCCTATACCTTCCATCCTCCATCCCTGGTCAGGCCTAGTGCATGAAACTGGCAAAGCACGCAGGCTGGCATCTGTGCATGGTGCACGCACCGCTCTACCACATCACCAATCGGCCACCAATAACCCAGCACTAATCATCACTAACGTCAGCACCAAAGCACATTAAAGGGGTCCTCACCAGAGGGACAGATGGATGACCTAACACCCAGGATGCCTCAGATCAGAAGCAGGCCAGTggcatcacattcatcagtcacatgataaccctatatatatatatatccttcgcatgcagtaccaggcacaaccacTACATAGCCTATGGCGCTGTCTTCCCTGAATGCTGTCGCCTCTACAAACCTCTTCCCTGtgagtcctgggtgtcagaccaccaccacATAGTCAGGACTTCTCCTCAGTATGAAActtctggaaacccctttaagccttggtGAAAACCCCAAACTGCTGGAGCTGGATATAAGACTTGTCGCCGGTGAAGGCAGAGAGTGCTGGGATTGCTTCAGAGGTTTAAGGCCGGGCCCCCCGCAGCGTCTTACAGTCCCTGCAGCGGTGtccctataggaataatggaagcagagagtctgcagaggaagCCACAATCTGTATgtgctcgctacgtggggccgaggcctaaaggggaactccacctgCTGGAGCCTAATATGAAGTGATTTCACCTCTCTGAAGTCATCGCCGTGTTCTCTACAAATGCTTATCATAAAAGGATGAAGCCATCAGTGATCTGGTCATGAACGTCTGGTTAGGGGTTCGATGCTGGGCACCCCGGTGATCAGCtgctagaggaggaggaggcagcgCTTGTCTGCACAGAAAACAAAGCACAGCGctgtatagtggccgtgcttggtatggCAGCTGTTGTGATGTTACATggagctgatcagcgggggcccAGGTGGCAGATTTCTTAAGGACTGGTCATCAGTTAATAAGTTCAGGTAAACCCCTTATATTCCCAGTATTGTACCTGTGCAGGGCACCTATAGGAATGTCCCCACTTACAGATATGggatttgtattttatttaaaaatattttcctgCTGCTTCACTCACAAAAGGACGACAACAGAAAACAGGACGAGACAAGATGGAGGCAAGTCTGTAATAGTAATGTAAGGGGGAGGGGCAGGGGGTACTATGGAGGGTCCCTATAGACCTGGGAAAGAAATGCAGCATCGGTATCAAAAGGAATCTCTCCTATCATatccccctatatatcacacagctcagcttctctcctctatcctatacccctatatatcacacagctcagcttctctcctctatcctataccctatatattacacagctcagcttctctatcatatacccctatatatcacacagctcagcttctctcctctatcctatacccctatatatcacacagctcagcttctctcctctatcctatacccctatatatcacacagctcagcttctctcctctatcctataccctatatattacacagctcagcttctctatcatatacccctatatatcacacagctcagcttctctcctctatcctatactcctatatatcacacagctcagcttctctcctctatcctatacccctatatatcacacagctcagcttctctcctctatcctataccctatatattacacagctcagcttctctatcatatacccctatatatcacacagctcagcttctctcctctatcctatacccctatatatcacacagctcagcttctctcctctatcctataccctatatattacacagctcagcttctctatcatataaccctatatatcacacagctcagcttctctcctctatcctatactcctatatatcacacagctcagcttctctcctctatcctataccctatatattacacagctcagcttctctatcatataaccctatatatcacacagctcagcttctctcctctatcatatacccctatatatcacacagctcagcttctctcctctatcctatacccctatatcacacagctcagcttctctcctctatcatatacccctatatatcacacagctcagcttctctcctctatcctataccctatatatcacacagctcagcttctctcctctatcctatatccctatatatcacacagctcagcttctctcctctatacaataaccctatatatcacacagctcagcttctctcctctatcatatacccctataaatcacacagctcagcttctctcctctatcctatactcctatatatcacacagctcagcttctcccctctatcctatacccctatatatcacacagctcagcttctctcctctatcctatacccctatatatcacagagctcagcttctctcctctatcctatacccctatatatcacacagctcagcttctctcctctatcctatacccctatatatcacacagctcagcttctctcctctatcctatacccctatatatcacacagctcagcttctctcctctatcctatccccctatatatcacacagctcagcttctctccctccattACCTCGCAGGTATACAAAGCTGCCTTTGCTATAATGACCTGACTATAGGTCAGATATATTATTGGGTGATATCCTGCGAGGTCCCTCAGTCCTGTAGACCAGATCAGATTTATGCTGCCATCTTTAATGCTGACTTTAATGTCTGGTTTATTGAATATTTTAACACTAGTTTCTTCTGCTCTGGTAAGTGACACGTTCTATAtatgacatacactcaccggccactttattaggtacacctgtccaactgctcgttaacacttaatatctaatcagccaatcacatggcggcaactcagtgcatttcggcatgtagacatggtcaagacaatctcctgcagttcaaaccgagcatcagtatggggaagaaaggtgatttgagtgcctttgaacgtggcatggttgttggtgccagaagggctggtctgagtatttcagaaactgctgatctactgggattttcacgcacaaccatctctagggtttacagagaatggtccgaaaaagaaaaaacatccagtgagcggcagttctgtggggggcggaaatgcgttgttgatgccagaggtcagaggagaatggccagactggttccagctgatagaaaggcaacagtgactcaaatagccacccgttacaaccaaggtagccagaagagcatctctgaacgccgcacagtacgtccaactttgaggctacagatgggctacagcagcagaagaccacaccgggtgccactcctttcagctaagaacaggaaactgaggctacaatttgcacaagctcatcgaaattggacaattgaagattggaaaaacgttgcctgatctgatgagtctcgatttctgctgcgacattcggatggtagggtcagaatttggcgtcaacaacatgaaagcatggatccatcctgccttgtatcggtaacggttcaggctggtggtggtggtgtcatggtgtggggaatattttcttggcactctttgggccccttggtaccaattgagcatcgttgcaacaccaaagcctacctgagtattgttgctgaccatgtccatccctttatgaccacaatgtacccaacatctgatggctcctttcagcaggataatgcaatgccatgtcataaagctggaatcatctcagactggtttcttgaacatgacaatgagttcactggactccaatggcctccacagtcaccagatctcaatccaatagaggagcatctttgggatgtggtggaacgggagattcgcatcatggatgtgcagccgacaaatctgcgactgcaactgtgtgatgccatcatgtcaatatggagcaaaatctctgaggaatgcttccagcaccttgttgtatctatgccacgaagaattgaggcagttctgaaggcaaaagggggtccaacccgttactagcatggtggacctaataaagtggccggtgagtgtatatggtaacacactatatactatatatgacatatatggtaacacactatatactatatatgacatGGTAAGTGGTacgttatatactatatatatatatatataatatatatatatatatatatatatgacatatggaCATGAGGCCGAGCTGTTGCCCTGACTGTTACATTTCGGAGCCAACGACTTCACTGAGGATTCTTGGCTTGAGCTGTTCATAGAAAATGACATTTCCATCTTTTGCCGGCCCATGGATAGAATTCAGTGGCCCCCGTGTGCTGTTACTGCAGACTAGCCCTCACTAGGCCCTATGGGGTGTCAGAAGCTTCTGGTAAAGCTCCAGCAGTGAGGTCCTGAGGACAGGGCTGTCCATCATCTCTTGGTATCACGTCCATCGTGTCCACATTGATGTGTTTCATGCTGCTCTTCTATAGTGTGATGCCGCCATATAATGCACCTGTTTGTCCTACAGGAGAAGAGCTCATAAAGCTGGGCTCTGAAGACGAGCAGGGCTGGTGTCGGGGCCGTCTCCTCTCTGGGAAAACTGGACTTTATCCGGCAAACTACGTGGAGGACGTTGTGTCCTGAGTGTGGGGCGTCCTGGGAGCGGTGTGCGTGTGTGATCCTCCCGAGGCCAGGGGGAGCCCATGAACATTGGATCCTTCTAGTCCATCCATTGCTGCTTTTACCATATTATTTTagacatgcagttctatatatatatttttttttcttaataaaattGCCCAGAGACCCTTCTGGCCGGCAGCGCGCCTGCGGTGTGGTCATCCCAGGATGTGcattgtatagtatatggttgtGAAGAGTGCGGGTGATGTATATAGCAAGTGTCCGAGCCGTGCTAGTGAGCCCACCTATGGCGGTCCCAGGGTCAGTCCTGTAGGTCGTGTCTGTCGTCCTCAGGCCTTGGTCTCACCAGCCGATGGCGGCCGGACCCTCTGACTGCTTTACCTGAtctatttttctattttcctGCCCACATTTGCACAGAACAAATACCGGCTGCCCTCTCACGGTGGCTGAGGGTGTTTTCCAAAAAAATTCTCCTAACACCTTGCTGTCCAGGGGTTTGCATGGTCTAGCGGTGTGTCTCGGGCCCGGCTAGGTACCCGGGGTCTGTTTTTAGGATGTTTGATGTCGTATTGAGGGTGAGTTTTCGGATGATGCTGGAGGTGGCGGCGATCACTCCCTGTATTATGTCCCTGCTCAGTCTGTGCTGGAACATTTCACCGCACCGCCAGGTTCAGCATGAGACGCAGGAAGCTCTGTGGACAGATGTGAGACTTGTTGTGCCATCTCATCATGCAAGTGACCTTATTGTGAACAATTGTCTTTTCTATTTAATGATGATAATAAAATCCACGTCCTTTTTACCCCACGTCTTTGGTCTCATTCACACTTGGTTGGTTTGGGTCTAAGCCCCCATCTGTGCACATGGTAAacctgccccctagtggtgacctgTGTCTTGTCACTTAGAGGCGTCCACACGCTTGTGATgccccctttgccccccaggtgCTCAGCACAGTAAGTGAGGCCTTGTTATAATGAAGAACTCAACACAATGTTTCTATCCATCTTTATAACTCTGTCCATGTATCTAATGCAGCGTGGGGGGCCGGAACAAAGAAGCAGGTCAATGGGCATAGTATGCTAGCTGgatagtgccccctagtggtacagtgAGATGTCAAAACATTGAGGTGACCAGAAGGCTGTGGCGTTGATGTAAAAGCACTGATGGGGCCGCTCACAGTTCAGGTCCCCTCCCCCCATATCCTTCTCTATCAGGTAGGCCGTCCATTACTGATCTGACACCTTCAGATGGTCAGAAGTCACAGCAAGGCTGTAGTCAGTCTGTGCGGGGGCAGGGCCTGTAAGCTGCAGCATGTCAGGGGACCAATGGTAATCTCTCAAGTCATGTCACAAGTAGGGCAAGCAAAGATTAGCAGAGCGACTTGATCCACGCACATATTACATTCCTGATCCGTCATATTGTGATGGAGCTGCTGCATTCTGGAGtcactgcttaaagggatcatcactgcttaaaggggttatgtgcacTAGCCAACAAACTGGCCACCTTTCACAGTGCAGCTGTCAGTCCTAGGCCGGGGGCAGCCATGTGGGAATCTGCTGTAGGATATAGTGTGTCGCGTGTTTTTGTATCCGGTGAACTATTCCTGTGCggtcagaggacgcagatctgagttgaacacacatgcggctgaaggaaggagctgacctgtgacggcatgactctgggggcagagatggagaggacggcgtgactctgggggcagagatggagaggacggcgtgactctgggggcagagatagagaggacggcgtgactctgggggcagagatggagaggacggcgtgactctgggggcagagatggagaggacggcgtgacactgggggcagagatggagaggacggcgtgactctgggggcagagatggagaggacggcgtgactctgggggcagagatggagaggacggcgtgactctgggggcagagatggagaggacggcgtgacactgggggcagagatggagaggacggcgtgacactgggggcagagatggagaggactgcgtgactctgggggcagagatggagaggacggcgtgacactgggggcagagatggagaggacggcgtgactctgggggcagagatggagaggacggcgtgactctgggggcagagatggagaggacggcgtgactctgggggcagagatggagaggacggcgtgactctgggggcagagatggagaggacggcgtgactctgggggcagagatggagaggacggcgtgactctgggggcagagatggagaggacggcgtgactctgggggcagagatagaggggggacatataatttatgggtgactgtaggaggattatactgtgtgcgggcacatgaaaaattaacgagtgggcggagtcaacacaaaagtgggcggggctaaatttgcacattttgtccctctttcagttcttcaaaagttgggagatatgtatATGTAGGTGTAGCTGTACTGTTTATATACATATAGGTGTGTGTGGAGATATACATAgtgtgtatacatgtactgtaggtGTAGATTGTGTATATATGTAGTGCATACATATAAGTgtatctgtactgtgtatatgtataggtgTGTATGGAGatctatatagtgtgtatacatgtagtgtactgtatgagtagatggtatatataggtgtatctgtactgtgtatacGTATAGGTGTGTATGGAGatctatatagtgtatacatgtagtgtactgtatgagtagatggtgtatatataggtgtatctgtactgtgtatatgtataagtgtgtgtggagatctatatagtgtgtatacatgtagtgtactgtattagtagatggtatatataggtgtatataggtgtatctgtactgtgtatatgtataggtgtgtatggagatatatatagtgtgtatacatgtagtgtactgtatgagtagatggtatatataggtgtatctgtactgtgtatatgtataggtgTGTATGGAGatctatatagtgtatacatgtagtgtactgtatgagtagatggtatatataggtgtatctgtactgtgtatatgtataggtgtgtatggagatatatatagtgtgtatacatgtagtgtactgtatgagtagatggtatatataggtgtatctgtactgtgtatatgtataggtgtgtatggagatatatatagtgtgtatacatgtagtgtactgtatgagtagatggtatatataggtgtatctgtactgtgtatatgtataagtgtgtgtggagatctatatagtgtgtatacatgtagtgtactgtatgagtagatggtatatataggtgtatataggtgtatctgtactgtgtatatgtataggtgtgtatggagatatatatagtgtgtatacatgtagtgtactgtatgagtagatggtatatataggtgtatataggtgtatctgtactgtgtatatgtataggtgTGTATGGAGatctatatagtgtgtatacatgtagtgtactgtatgagtagatggtatatataggtgtatctgtactgtgtatatgtataggtgTGTATGGAGatctatatagt from Leptodactylus fuscus isolate aLepFus1 chromosome 7, aLepFus1.hap2, whole genome shotgun sequence carries:
- the PACSIN3 gene encoding protein kinase C and casein kinase substrate in neurons protein 3 isoform X1, whose protein sequence is MTEEGGGPAGGSFYEAGNYRRTVKRIEDGNRLCNDLVSCFRERAKIEKSYAQQLTDWSRKWKGNLEKGPQYGTLEKAWHAFLTAADALSEIHTELRNQLWDEDSGKIRDWQKEAYHKQMIGGFRETKEAEEGFSKAQKPWVKKLKDVETAKKRYHAARKDERSAQVREDHSKADASVSQEQLRKLQDRVERCNQEAEKEKAAYEKALDELNRYNPRYMEDMEQQFESCQEAEQKRLRFFKEMLLDYHKHLELSSKDSFQALYRDLYQGIQAADDQQDLKWWRNTHGPGMAMNWPQFEEWSPETQRPISKKERSSKNVEEVTLTGIVPAKDGVSAGTPTQQLNRGFSYADEDQDFYATLTDLPRSDTVKDDGSEWSEDESPKKSLDSNGREVSQVEGVRVRALYDYSGQESDELSFSAGEELIKLGSEDEQGWCRGRLLSGKTGLYPANYVEDVVS
- the PACSIN3 gene encoding protein kinase C and casein kinase substrate in neurons protein 3 isoform X3, giving the protein MTEEGGGPAGGSFYEAGNYRRTVKRIEDGNRLCNDLVSCFRERAKIEKSYAQQLTDWSRKWKGNLEKGPQYGTLEKAWHAFLTAADALSEIHTELRNQLWDEDSGKIRDWQKEAYHKQMIGGFRETKEAEEGFSKAQKPWVKKLKDVETAKKRYHAARKDERSAQVREDHSKADASVSQEQLRKLQDRVERCNQEAEKEKAAYEKALDELNRYNPRYMEDMEQQFESCQEAEQKRLRFFKEMLLDYHKHLELSSKDSFQALYRDLYQGIQAADDQQDLKWWRNTHGPGMAMNWPQFEEWSPETQRPISKKERSSKNVEEVTLTGIVPAKDGVSAGTPTQQLNRGFSYADEDQDFYATLTDLPRSDTVKDDGSEWSEDESPKKSLDSNGREVSQEKSS
- the PACSIN3 gene encoding protein kinase C and casein kinase substrate in neurons protein 3 isoform X2, which codes for MTEEGGGPAGGSFYEAGNYRRTVKRIEDGNRLCNDLVSCFRERAKIEKSYAQQLTDWSRKWKGNLEKGPQYGTLEKAWHAFLTAADALSEIHTELRNQLWDEDSGKIRDWQKEAYHKQMIGGFRETKEAEEGFSKAQKPWVKKLKDVETAKKRYHAARKDERSAQVREDHSKADASVSQEQLRKLQDRVERCNQEAEKEKAAYEKALDELNRYNPRYMEDMEQQFESCQEAEQKRLRFFKEMLLDYHKHLELSSKDSFQALYRDLYQGIQAADDQQDLKWWRNTHGPGMAMNWPQFEEWSPETQRPISKKERSSKNVEEVTLTGIVPAKDGVSAGTPTQQLNRGTVKDDGSEWSEDESPKKSLDSNGREVSQVEGVRVRALYDYSGQESDELSFSAGEELIKLGSEDEQGWCRGRLLSGKTGLYPANYVEDVVS